The window GACGGAGAGGTTTTATGATAGCGCTGGCAACATAGACGACAGTCGCAACCAGAAGCAGGAGCCCTGCAAAACCCATGGCCGCCATGGTCATGCTCAGACACCTGACATTTTCAAGAAGCTCCGCCTCTGGAAATACAACGGCAAGCGTCCAGCCTGTAGAACGGACCGGCGCGTAATACATCCAGCTCCTGAATCCCATAAGGCTGTTGTAGAGAATGAAACCAGACTCTCCGCTGACCATCTTTTTGCCGAGTTCGCGCAGTGAAGCATCATTGCGCGCCTCGGCTATGCTGAAGAATGTCTCATTCATGACGGCATCCTTCAAGGGGTGTGCGAGCAGCATCCCGTTTCGTGAAAGAAGGGCTGCATACCCTGACTTCAGTATCTTGACGGATGAGATCATTTGCGTAAGCGAGTCCAGCGAGACATCCGCCGTCACTATTCCTTTGAGTATTCTTGTCCCGTTCTTTTCACCGTAAAATGGAACCGAACATGTTGACATGACGGTATTGCCTGCCCCCTCGTCGAAATACGGCTCGCTCCATTCGGTTTTGCCCAGTTCCCTCGGGATCTGGTACCAGTCCCAGTATAGATACGGTACGTATTGATATGAGTCTTCCAGGCGGCTGAAGGCAATTTTTCCTTTATCCCGGTAGAAGTAGGGAGCAAAAAGACGGATTGAGGGGCTGAAGGCATAGGGCTCAAATGCCACTGTTGAACCGTATATATCCGGATTCTTTTCAACTGTGGTTCTGATAAGCGAAAGGAGTTCCTTCTCCGTGTACTGACCGGACTCAAGTGAATTAGCCACACCTTCGGTCACTTTGGCAACCCCGATAAGCTCGGTTTCAACATGATAGACTAAAGACATGGCAAGGTTGCGCGCATTGGCTTCAAGCTCGTTCTCTAGAACGACGCGGGAGCGGTAATAGTTGTAGCCGAGAGTTACGGCAAAGATGAGCGTGCTGCATAGCGTGATAACAAGGACAAGCTTGGTGACGATACTATTTTTCCCCGGCATCTGACCTCCGGCTGAAAGCGTCGTAGTAGGGGCAACTCCGGATCAGGCCTGCCTTGAGAAGTGAACTGCAAACCGCCTCATAATCTTTTTCTTTGAGAATGCCAGGAGCACCCAGGGATGTGCCTGGCATGATCATATCCCGCATCCGGTCAAGCATCCATTTCTGATGAATCCGGTTGGCGGGTATTTTTGCCTCGCGCATGCGTCTGATGACTATGTCCAGAGCCTCTTCGGGATGCTCAAAGGCATAGCGCCAGCCATCCAGAGATGCTTTTACAAAGGCCCCGGCCAGTGCAGGGTCATTATGCAGGGTTTTTTCCATCGCATATATGCCGTCCTCCGGGAAATTCATCCCCAGCTCATTCATGGAAAAAACGTTCAGTTCTTCAGGATCGAGTCCGGAATTGATGATAGTGTGGTACTCGTTGTACCACATTGCGGATGTGACATCGATCCCGCCTCGAAGGAAGAGGTTCACGGTGGCGTTCTGGGGCACCTCACGTACTTTGATGCCGTATTTAATAAACAGGGCATGCGGAGGTATGGACAAGTCTCCTCCCCACAGTCCCACCTTTTTGCCGTTCATATCAGAGACAGTCCGAATGCCGCTTGATTTTCTTGAAATCAGCATCATGGAAGATCTCTGTATGATCTGAGCCAGATTGACAAGATCTGTACCGGCAGACCGCTGTTGAATTGCAGTCGTAAGCCACAGAATAGCGAAGTCGGCAGAACCGTCCTTCAATGCCCTTACAGGGTCATGACCAGGACCTGCATTGAGAATTTTAAGATCTATGCCATAACGGGCATATATCCCTTTGTCCAACGCGACATAATATCCGGCAAACTGCGCCTGTGGAGTCCAGAGCGGCATGAGGGTAGCCTTTTTCAGAACGGGTTCGGAGACGGCCCATGTCGAAAGGGGCAACATCAGAAACAACAGCAATGCAAAAATCAATTTCAATAAATTTTGTTCAGTATATTTTTTTTTGTGCATCATAATCATTACGAAAGAGAGCGTAGGTATTTACGGATTGTCTGTCAAGAATATCTTAGGAAACCTGCTTTATATAAGAGTGAAATTGGGGTAAAGTGATTGCATGAAGATAGGACTGATTGGACTGGCAAAGGCGGGAAAGACAACCGTGTTCAATGCAATTACACGCTCGGATGCAGAGACGGGGGCGTTCACATCGGGTAAGCCCGAACCCAACATCTCGGTAGTGGAAGTGGCTGATGCACGGGTTGACAGTCTGAGCGCAATGTTCAAACCCAAGAAGACCACCCATGCAACCATCGAATTTATGGACTTCGTCGGCATTGCCAGGGATGAAGACAAGAAGCAGTCTTTTACGGCGAGCGAACTCGGCCTTATTAAAACCTCAGATGCACTTGCCATCGTGCTCAGAAATTTTGCAAATGAGATGCTTGATGCATCCATAGGCACCCATGATCCAGCGAGAGATCTGGAAAACGTTATTTCGGACATGGTGCTTTCCGACCTTATCATCGCAGAGACAAGAATTGAACGCATTGACGCCCAGTGCAAAAAAGGCGGCAAAACCCCTGCCCTTGATCTTGAAAGGGCTACGCTGGTAAAGATTGTTTCTTATCTTAATAATGACAAAAGGCCTGACCCTGAAGCTTTCACCGCCGAAGAGCTTAAATCGATCAGGGGTTTTCAGTTTCTGACGCTCAAGCCTACTCTCATAATCCTGAATTCAGATGACATGTCCTACGGCAAGAACGATAAAATCCTCACCGGACTAAACAGTATATTCCCGGCGATAGAATATGCAGGGGAATTCGAGATGGAGCTCTGCCGCCTGAGCGCCGAAGAGGCGCAGCTCTTCATGGATGATATGGGCATTAAATCCTCCGCCAGAGACCGGCTTACCCAGATGGCTTATGACATTCTGGGTTTGATAACTTTTTTCACGGTAGGTCCGGACGAAGTAAGGGCATGGACCATAAACAAGGGCGAGACGGCTTTGGAGGCAGCAGGCACTATACACTCCGACCTTGCCAGAGGCTTCATAAGGGCAGAAT of the Desulfomonilia bacterium genome contains:
- a CDS encoding SpoIIE family protein phosphatase — translated: MPGKNSIVTKLVLVITLCSTLIFAVTLGYNYYRSRVVLENELEANARNLAMSLVYHVETELIGVAKVTEGVANSLESGQYTEKELLSLIRTTVEKNPDIYGSTVAFEPYAFSPSIRLFAPYFYRDKGKIAFSRLEDSYQYVPYLYWDWYQIPRELGKTEWSEPYFDEGAGNTVMSTCSVPFYGEKNGTRILKGIVTADVSLDSLTQMISSVKILKSGYAALLSRNGMLLAHPLKDAVMNETFFSIAEARNDASLRELGKKMVSGESGFILYNSLMGFRSWMYYAPVRSTGWTLAVVFPEAELLENVRCLSMTMAAMGFAGLLLLVATVVYVASAIIKPLRLLAAATDDIASGNFDVELPAVRSKDEVGVLTHDFQVMKTSLKEYIKNLTETTAAKERIQSELRMATEIQASLLPRLFPAFPDRPEFDIYASMDPAKEVGGDFYDFFFIDDTNLCFLIADVSDKGVPAALYMMVAKTLLKSEGQRLGEPDQILSCVNNILASDNDSTMFATVFCAILDTVTGVVRFANAGHNAPVIMDSQGIRYLTLKPGFVLGPMPGIVYKAERLTLKAGDTLFLYTDGVTEAQNMEQELYGEERLLNALKQAPKEDVTEMIHYIRSVVTLHTNGASQSDDITMLALKYRKEGT
- a CDS encoding ABC transporter substrate-binding protein, encoding MLPLSTWAVSEPVLKKATLMPLWTPQAQFAGYYVALDKGIYARYGIDLKILNAGPGHDPVRALKDGSADFAILWLTTAIQQRSAGTDLVNLAQIIQRSSMMLISRKSSGIRTVSDMNGKKVGLWGGDLSIPPHALFIKYGIKVREVPQNATVNLFLRGGIDVTSAMWYNEYHTIINSGLDPEELNVFSMNELGMNFPEDGIYAMEKTLHNDPALAGAFVKASLDGWRYAFEHPEEALDIVIRRMREAKIPANRIHQKWMLDRMRDMIMPGTSLGAPGILKEKDYEAVCSSLLKAGLIRSCPYYDAFSRRSDAGEK
- a CDS encoding DUF933 domain-containing protein, producing MKIGLIGLAKAGKTTVFNAITRSDAETGAFTSGKPEPNISVVEVADARVDSLSAMFKPKKTTHATIEFMDFVGIARDEDKKQSFTASELGLIKTSDALAIVLRNFANEMLDASIGTHDPARDLENVISDMVLSDLIIAETRIERIDAQCKKGGKTPALDLERATLVKIVSYLNNDKRPDPEAFTAEELKSIRGFQFLTLKPTLIILNSDDMSYGKNDKILTGLNSIFPAIEYAGEFEMELCRLSAEEAQLFMDDMGIKSSARDRLTQMAYDILGLITFFTVGPDEVRAWTINKGETALEAAGTIHSDLARGFIRAECFTYDEIMAHGSEKHLKEKGLVRLEGKTYVVKDGDILNIRFSV